One segment of Thioalkalivibrio sp. XN279 DNA contains the following:
- a CDS encoding DUF433 domain-containing protein has protein sequence MDYQSRITIEPGKRGGKPCVRGMRITVYDVLDWLAQGMTEKQILEDYPELVVEDIRACLAFAANREHQLTAIHGN, from the coding sequence ATGGACTATCAAAGCCGCATCACTATCGAGCCCGGCAAGCGAGGCGGGAAGCCCTGCGTCCGCGGCATGCGTATCACGGTCTATGACGTGCTGGACTGGCTGGCCCAGGGGATGACGGAAAAACAGATCCTCGAGGACTACCCCGAGCTGGTCGTCGAGGACATTCGTGCTTGCCTCGCTTTCGCCGCCAACCGGGAGCATCAGCTCACGGCTATCCACGGCAACTGA
- a CDS encoding DUF5615 family PIN-like protein produces MKLLLDQNLSYRMLDELAPVFPGSSQAMRLELHKAEDRAIWQYAKDHGFTIVTLDSDFHELATLYGTPPKIVWLKCGNRPKWYVVNLLLKHRQQIEEFGRNPSLAVLEVY; encoded by the coding sequence GTGAAGCTGCTGCTGGACCAAAATCTTTCCTACCGAATGCTGGACGAGTTGGCACCGGTGTTTCCCGGATCCAGCCAGGCCATGCGCCTTGAGCTCCACAAGGCCGAAGATCGCGCGATCTGGCAGTACGCCAAAGATCACGGCTTCACCATTGTCACCTTGGACTCGGATTTCCATGAGCTGGCGACGCTCTACGGGACGCCGCCGAAAATCGTCTGGCTAAAGTGCGGGAATCGACCGAAGTGGTACGTGGTCAACCTGCTGTTGAAACATCGGCAGCAGATCGAAGAATTTGGCCGAAACCCCAGTCTGGCGGTGCTGGAAGTCTATTGA